gctttttggtcttaatttaaggttagggtttggcataaggttagcagtgtggttaaagttagggttaatgttaggattaggtttaacatccgattttaagaagatacatttaagaaaaatgtgatctctgtagctcaattggtagagcatggcgcttgtaacgccagggtagtgggttcgatccccgggaccacccatacgtaaaaatgtatgcacacatgactgtaagtcgctttggataaacgcgtctgctaaatggcatatcaagCTCCTTCCCACTGGGCAGCAATTGCTTCACCGGGCAGCTGTATCACGTCGCTGGTGGTAGCTAACGTGGCCAATTTATTCCATCCGATTATACAGTATAAAACGAACTTGTAATATATTGGTAGTAAGTAACCATCTGGATGTCATAGTGATACAGTCTACTCCTCAACGGGGAAAGTTAGCGCTGCAAGCcggcaacacaacaacacagggcACAGTAGGAGAGGGATGTACAGTAGCTTGATAGTGTAGCCAAtaaacactgctcaaaaaaataaaggtaacactaaaataacacatcctagatctgaatgaatgaaataatcttattaaataattttttctttacatagttgaatgtgctgacaacaaaatcacacaaaaattatcaatggaaatcaaatgtatcaacccatggaggtctggatttggagtcaccctcaaaattaaagtggaaaaccacactacaggctgatccaactttgatgtaatgtccttaaaacaagtcaaaatgaggctcagtagtgtgtgtggcctccacgtgcctgtatgacctccctacaacgcctgggcatgctcctgatgaggtggcggatggtctcctgagggatctcctcccagacctggactaaagcatccgccaactcctggacagtctgtggtgcaacgtggcgttggtggatggagcgagacatgatgtcccagatgtgctcaactagattcaggtctggggaacgggcgggccagtccatagcatcaatgccttcctcttgcaggaactgctgacacactccagccacatgaggtctagcattgtcttgcattaggaggaacccagggccaaccgcaccagcatatggtctcacaagggggtctgaggatctcatctcggtacctaatggcagtcaggctacctctggcgagcacatggagggctgtgcggcccccaaagaaatgccaccccacaccatgactgacccaccgccaaaccggtcatgctggaggatgttgcaggcagcagaactttctccacggcgtctccagactctgtcacgtctgtcacatgtgctcagtgtgaacctgctttcatctgtgaagagcacagggcgccaggggcgaatttgccaatcttggtgttctctggcaaatgccaaacatcctgcacggtgttgggctgtaagcacaacccccacctgtggacgtcgggccctcataccaccctcatggagtctgtttctgaccgtttgagcagacacatgcacatttgtggcctgctggaggtcattttgcagggctctggcagtgctcctcctgctcctccttgcacaaaggcggaggtagcagtcctgctgctgggttgttgccctcctacggcctcctccacgtctcctgatgtactggcctgtctcctggtagcgccgccatgctctggacactacgctgacagacacagcaatccttcttgccacagctcgcattgatgtgccatcctggatgagctgcactacctgagccacttgtgtgggttgtagactccgtctcatgctactagagtgaaagcaccgccagcattcaaaagtgaccaaaacatcagccaggaagcataggaactgagaagtggtctgtggtcaccacctgcaaaaccagtcctttattgggggtgtcttgctaattgcctataatttccacctgttgtctattccatttgcacaacagcatgtgacatttattgtcaatcagtgttgcttcctaagtggacagtttgatttcacagaagtgtgattgacttggagttacattgtgttgtttaagtgttccctttatttttttgagcagggtATTATGCCACGGTGACAGCtaaagcacatttatagtagTGATTTTCACCGAAAATGTACAACTACGGCATTAACgtctacatttatttatttttactccgCTAAAAACCGAATGATTCTAAACACTCTCCCAAATCCCAACTTGGACAGGAAAGTTTCAAATTCATGCTGAAGTTTCTAGCCACAAtaattaactagctagctggggagGGCTCATTAGGACAACTGACTGAACTAGCCTCCCCCGTGAGAACTAGGGCTATCGCTGaatgcaagccatttcgatctaTTGTGTCCACAGGTCGATTTATAAACGGAAATGTCGGTCAAaaccggtaccagaaccacgcTAGTCCCCTCTTTAGGGGAATTTACATCTAACCTGGTTTTACACTGTGTTAAAGACATAACGTTAAGTCTTACCTTTACGGTGTATAGAGTATAGGGGTGTGAGCCGGTGCTGCGGTGCTCCTTGGCTGTCACAGCACCAGTGATTCTCAGGTTCTGGATGAGGACGGGTCCGTCTGGGCTGCTGAGGGGTTCGAAGCTGAAGGGGGTCAGACACAGCCCCCCCGGAGGGACAGGGCAGCGTGGGTGCAGCTCCTCTGCCATGCCCACTGGCCAGTGGGGCTGCTCGGATACCTGCACCTTAAGATTTTAGCAAAGCCATTCATAGCAATTTGTAACCTTATTTATTCTACATCAATGCTTTGTATTGTTTTATATTTATATACATTTTAAATAACTGTTTTTAAGAACATGTAGGAATGCTGAAAGaccaataaacaaacaaaccttGGGTCCCAGGACCTTCATGTTGCCGAAGCATCCAGGCGGCTCATCTTCAAACACACTGCAGAAGTTGGTAGGGGAGGCACAGTCACAGAAACCGTCTGTCTGGTCCTCCTCGGAGTCCATCTGGTCTAGGGACTCCACAGAGAGCTGTTTTGATTCTGTCGATGGGGACTCCAGGTCTGAGTCCACAACCTGACACAGGCGGCTGCCACCGCTGCAGGACCTCAGCAGATCCATAGACACAGGACAACTGTTTATTCTGATCGATGGACCAATGCATGACATTGGCAGGATCGCTCCACAGTACTGCCGTGTTTCCTCCTTCAGATCTGGCTTTGCCATATGGTAGGACTCCGTGGAGTCCAGGGAGTCTGGAGTGGCCGGCTTGGGAGGAGTGGGGCTGTTGCTGGACTCGTTCTGGTCTCTCTGAGTCTGGAGCCAGGAGGTAGAACGGGTCCGGGTCCAGAGCTCCTGCTGGGTCTGACTCCTGTGCAGCTGGACTAGAGTATCAGGGAGCTCATCGAGGGACTCATCCGGTGATTCTTTGGCTTTGGTGAACAAGTCCACAATGGTGAGGTTGAGCCAGTCAGGGTCGGACACCCTACTGACCAGTGGGAGGAGGACGTTACAGGTGATCAACTCCCCCACCATGTACCTCCCTGTCCTGGTCTCTAGGTGAGGGAACGGGACCAGGACTTGCATTAGGAGGTCCACTACGGCCCGGGAATAGCTGAGCTCCGTGGATGGACTAGCCAGGGCTGGGTGGGGGGCATCCGCCTGGCTATACAACTCCCACAGGCTGGGGGTGCTGGAGCTGTCTCTGTGCTGCATCCCCAGCCGTGCCTCCGCCTGCTTCATCATCTCCCTGGCTGTCATGTAGCTCTGCAGGTGGCAGCCACACAGCTCCAAGGTCCTCTGGACCAGCGCTCTCCTGTCCACGCGCCGAGCCCTCTCCTTCAGCTCCATCACTGAATCCAGCATGGCGTCCCGCATAATGTGCTCAAACTCCCCCGGCCCCTCCTCCTCGGTCAGCATGGTGTGGTACCAGGATGACACAAAGTCCCGGACGGCTTTATGCACAGCGCTGTGGATCTCGTGGTCCAGCCTCCATTCGCTCTCAGGCGAGTGGAGGGCCTTCTCTGATCTACCCAAGGGGACGAAGTGCTCCAGGTGTAGCAGGCTGTTGGCATCCAGGGCAGCGCGGGaccccagccagccacccaggaCCACCAGCAGGCTGGTGAAGAGACAGAGGAGCCACACGTTCACCAGGAGGTGGAAGAGGACCATCCATGCTACTAGCACCCCCAACACCACAAGCCTCCGCTGGCCCAGTAACTCTGAGAGGGCCCAGGGGTTAGGACCAGGACCCTCTGGTGGAGGCATTCCCCTCAGTGCTGACACCTGAGTTAAAAAGCAAGTAATAGAAATTAATGCACATCTCAAGCAAATATCCGTATACCATATTTTATGAGGACATTGGTGATTTCTTTCAGATAATATCATTTTAAATTCATAGACTTGATTTGCAGGGAGAaaaacagatacacacagacctggGTTGAAAACAATCATTGAAAATGCACACTTCAAGCAATAGGCTAGTGGCAAGGCCCCCAAAATGTATAGATACCTCTACCTGAGGTATAAAAAAACACAACAATGTTTTTTCAAATCTATAAAGGTCTCTCATCTATTAAATGGATGGTTGTGTAAATATATTTTACTGCAAATGTGGTTAAATCGATAGATATTGTGACACACCCCCTAAACTCAAAAAGTGCAGAATAATGCCTGGCTGGAGGGGGGGATGTGCCACATAAGCTTACAGTGTGTAATTCAATATTGCAAGCTCTGATATTGCTCAAATTTGGAATACAAGTGTTGTCTGCAGCATGCTTCTTTGGAAATATACACCTGTAAACACAGAGATACAATAGGCGGACATATGAACTATGGATATTTATGATGAATTACTAGCTTTACTTTTTGGTAGCTGAATAACAGACAACTTTCTAAATCAAATGTGCTCTCATTCAGTGCTGTGTGGGCCTGCCTGACAAAAAGATATATAGTTACATGTTTTTTTATGTTGTGGCTACTGTAATCGGCTCTAAAGAAAACAAGTGGGCTTAGACATCGATATTAAAATGTTTTGGGCCCCAATGTTCCTTGAAAAAATGTATCTTTAGCCCCTACTCTAGCAATTAAGTCATGAGGCCGCCACAGATTATTGTTGGGGGTCACCCTGgattttatctcaaatccaa
This portion of the Coregonus clupeaformis isolate EN_2021a chromosome 24, ASM2061545v1, whole genome shotgun sequence genome encodes:
- the snx19a gene encoding sorting nexin-19a isoform X2, with the protein product MPPPEGPGPNPWALSELLGQRRLVVLGVLVAWMVLFHLLVNVWLLCLFTSLLVVLGGWLGSRAALDANSLLHLEHFVPLGRSEKALHSPESEWRLDHEIHSAVHKAVRDFVSSWYHTMLTEEEGPGEFEHIMRDAMLDSVMELKERARRVDRRALVQRTLELCGCHLQSYMTAREMMKQAEARLGMQHRDSSSTPSLWELYSQADAPHPALASPSTELSYSRAVVDLLMQVLVPFPHLETRTGRYMVGELITCNVLLPLVSRVSDPDWLNLTIVDLFTKAKESPDESLDELPDTLVQLHRSQTQQELWTRTRSTSWLQTQRDQNESSNSPTPPKPATPDSLDSTESYHMAKPDLKEETRQYCGAILPMSCIGPSIRINSCPVSMDLLRSCSGGSRLCQVVDSDLESPSTESKQLSVESLDQMDSEEDQTDGFCDCASPTNFCSVFEDEPPGCFGNMKVLGPKVSEQPHWPVGMAEELHPRCPVPPGGLCLTPFSFEPLSSPDGPVLIQNLRITGAVTAKEHRSTGSHPYTLYTVKYETVVDSESLGTLQPVAYHTVNRRYSEFLHLQTRLEEKPDLKKMIKNVKGPKKIFPDLPFGNPDIDKVEVRKGQLDTFLKQLCTIPETANSDEMQEFLALHTDASTAFEKKPFVMSRIDKMMANAVDTLKTAFPRSEDDLDGDPADGRNAPEGRKRSVRLRFSSKVAPTLNIPDIQPKVIYCFNEGSTVFHDLSLSGLEGFIKDQEALLYAPQEKEADRRRFSVPPVKDRKGGGGRERKLRGTDTAVADVALNILCLLMKEQWSWLCTENIQKTIRLLFGTFIERWLDVGVAHLTSAPCWVIYLQVMQEAVWPGGVLPDGPRPDRSPIQREETRQQCLHCLTQLLPDLISDMLGSEKYRLSWDMALESLQDPNINRHLIYCICDLLLEFLIPESSEEGFQRSLLHSLFGDEERLSASA
- the snx19a gene encoding sorting nexin-19a isoform X1, with amino-acid sequence MPPPEGPGPNPWALSELLGQRRLVVLGVLVAWMVLFHLLVNVWLLCLFTSLLVVLGGWLGSRAALDANSLLHLEHFVPLGRSEKALHSPESEWRLDHEIHSAVHKAVRDFVSSWYHTMLTEEEGPGEFEHIMRDAMLDSVMELKERARRVDRRALVQRTLELCGCHLQSYMTAREMMKQAEARLGMQHRDSSSTPSLWELYSQADAPHPALASPSTELSYSRAVVDLLMQVLVPFPHLETRTGRYMVGELITCNVLLPLVSRVSDPDWLNLTIVDLFTKAKESPDESLDELPDTLVQLHRSQTQQELWTRTRSTSWLQTQRDQNESSNSPTPPKPATPDSLDSTESYHMAKPDLKEETRQYCGAILPMSCIGPSIRINSCPVSMDLLRSCSGGSRLCQVVDSDLESPSTESKQLSVESLDQMDSEEDQTDGFCDCASPTNFCSVFEDEPPGCFGNMKVLGPKVQVSEQPHWPVGMAEELHPRCPVPPGGLCLTPFSFEPLSSPDGPVLIQNLRITGAVTAKEHRSTGSHPYTLYTVKYETVVDSESLGTLQPVAYHTVNRRYSEFLHLQTRLEEKPDLKKMIKNVKGPKKIFPDLPFGNPDIDKVEVRKGQLDTFLKQLCTIPETANSDEMQEFLALHTDASTAFEKKPFVMSRIDKMMANAVDTLKTAFPRSEDDLDGDPADGRNAPEGRKRSVRLRFSSKVAPTLNIPDIQPKVIYCFNEGSTVFHDLSLSGLEGFIKDQEALLYAPQEKEADRRRFSVPPVKDRKGGGGRERKLRGTDTAVADVALNILCLLMKEQWSWLCTENIQKTIRLLFGTFIERWLDVGVAHLTSAPCWVIYLQVMQEAVWPGGVLPDGPRPDRSPIQREETRQQCLHCLTQLLPDLISDMLGSEKYRLSWDMALESLQDPNINRHLIYCICDLLLEFLIPESSEEGFQRSLLHSLFGDEERLSASA